Proteins encoded by one window of Flavobacteriales bacterium:
- a CDS encoding T9SS type A sorting domain-containing protein, giving the protein MTISVSGGTPDGGGTYNFAHEWPAPFTSNNGSLSGSNLTDNNGLPITVTVVDASGCTATATGTIGVEGLPLGVPVTSVTATIDLAESICYNISETTSLQVMPSGGVGNYSYQWAELGTELAYTVNPLENTCYSVTVTDGNGCNIAVDDCIEVLDPLSISISDVESICFGDTTDLIASASGGNEDYTYSWSTLSGPIFAINSYVNNVVVDTISVAPSTQTAYSVELSDGCSTPAQDQITVELKGPLEISSTDIVDGTCDGSITNTPQCGSVSNSYLWSDGSTSSGLTNLCVGVYTVTVTDDLGATFTAETTINDVTGVEDIEVEPISIWTSSNLLHVKSDKSGSVSVYDFTGKSILQANVNAGNNLLALPNMPQGILLVRINTEDEQVTKKVFYSK; this is encoded by the coding sequence ATGACGATTTCAGTTTCTGGTGGAACACCAGATGGTGGTGGTACTTACAATTTTGCACACGAATGGCCTGCACCATTTACGTCAAATAATGGAAGCCTAAGTGGCAGCAACCTTACTGATAACAATGGATTACCCATCACTGTTACTGTTGTAGACGCAAGTGGTTGTACTGCCACCGCTACGGGAACAATTGGTGTTGAGGGATTACCTCTCGGTGTTCCAGTTACATCTGTAACTGCCACCATAGATCTAGCAGAATCGATCTGCTACAATATTTCTGAAACTACTAGTCTTCAAGTTATGCCTTCAGGGGGCGTTGGCAACTATAGCTATCAATGGGCAGAGCTTGGTACCGAATTAGCTTACACCGTTAATCCTTTAGAGAACACCTGCTACTCAGTAACAGTTACAGATGGCAATGGTTGTAACATCGCCGTGGATGATTGCATTGAAGTACTTGACCCATTATCGATTAGCATAAGTGATGTTGAATCCATCTGTTTTGGTGACACTACTGATTTGATAGCTTCCGCTAGTGGAGGAAATGAAGATTATACTTACTCATGGAGTACATTAAGTGGACCCATTTTCGCAATAAATTCATATGTCAACAATGTCGTTGTAGATACTATTAGCGTAGCTCCATCAACACAAACGGCCTATTCCGTTGAGTTATCCGATGGTTGTTCAACTCCCGCACAAGATCAAATTACCGTTGAGTTAAAAGGACCATTAGAAATAAGTTCAACCGATATTGTAGATGGAACATGTGATGGATCTATTACAAATACTCCCCAATGTGGAAGCGTCTCAAATTCTTACTTATGGTCAGATGGTTCTACATCAAGTGGTTTAACTAATCTATGTGTGGGTGTTTATACAGTTACCGTTACAGACGATCTCGGCGCAACGTTCACCGCTGAAACAACAATTAATGATGTTACAGGTGTAGAAGATATTGAAGTAGAGCCAATATCTATATGGACCTCTTCTAACTTACTTCATGTTAAGTCGGATAAATCAGGAAGCGTTTCGGTATACGATTTTACTGGTAAGAGTATTCTACAAGCAAATGTTAATGCTGGGAATAACTTACTTGCTTTGCCGAACATGCCACAA